The Euwallacea fornicatus isolate EFF26 chromosome 3, ASM4011564v1, whole genome shotgun sequence genome has a segment encoding these proteins:
- the LOC136350462 gene encoding protein ABHD18 isoform X3 — MVLPLRWKNEHKPICIHLAGTGDHYFWRRRNIMAKPLLKAGIGAIILENPFYGLRKPKKQIRSSVHYVSDIFVMGGCLILECLVLLHWCEQLGFGPLGITGISMGGHMASLAATNWPKPLVLVPCLSWSTASSVFTEGVMSESINWDMLQEQYFSDALYCEELSKACKIVDDPFACNLSKGWTDYHDQYGMDLADELKSSYVTPYELVNVIKINGGESSCRAVSYKSTPAKDHLLSRIENIKNVPPFIPSKSITEMKKRAKEALWFMRGMMDECTHLKNFSVPIDTSLVISITAKTDGYVPRRGVSKLDEIWPGATVRYLDCGHVGAYIWYRNIFRDAIVEAFEKAKKKTPPLSPNIHQI; from the exons atggtaTTACCTTTAAGATGGAAAAATGAACATAAGCCAATTTGCATTCATCTGGCTGGAACAGGTGATCAT TATTTTTGGCGAAGAAGAAATATAATGGCCAAGCCTCTTTTAAAAGCTGGCATAGGTGCCATAATCCTAGAAAATCCATTTTATGGACTAAGAAAacccaaaaaacaaattagatcaAGTGTGCACTATGTGtctgatatttttgttatggGTGGCTGTTTAATATTAGAGTGTCTAGTGTTGCTTCATTGGTGTGAGCAACTTGGTTTTGGACCTCTGGGTATTACAGGCATATCAATGGGAGGTCAT ATGGCTTCTCTTGCAGCAACTAATTGGCCAAAACCCTTGGTGCTAGTTCCTTGTTTAAGTTGGTCAACTGCATCATCTGTTTTCACAGAG GGAGTAATGAGTGAATCAATTAACTGGGATATGCTTCAGGAACAATATTTTAGTGATGCGTTATATTGTGAAGAATTATCAAAAGCGTGTAAAATAGTGGACGATCCTTTTGCTTGCAATTTAAGCAAAGGTTGGACAG aTTATCATGACCAGTATGGCATGGACTTAGCTGACGAATTAAAGTCCAGTTACGTGACTCCATACGAATTAGTTAATGTTATCAAAATAAACGGGGGCGAGAGCAGTTGCCGAGCGGTATCATACAAGTCTACACCTGCAAAAGACCACCTTTTATCTAGAATtgagaatattaaaaatgtgccCCCCTTTATTCCTAGTAAAAGCATTACAGAAATGAAGAAAAGAG CTAAAGAAGCTCTATGGTTTATGCGAGGAATGATGGACGAATGTACCCATTTGAAGAATTTCTCTGTGCCCATAGATACATCTCTTGTGATATCAATCACTGCCAAAACTGACGGATATGTTCCTAGAAGGGGCGTGTCAAAACTTGACGAGATATGGCCAGGAGCAACCGTTAGGTATTTGGATTGTGGCCACGTGGGAGCATATATTTGGTATAGGAACATTTTcag AGACGCAATCGTCGAGGCGTTTGAAAAAGCAAAGAAGAAAACGCCCCCCTTGTCGCCAAACattcatcaaatttaa
- the LOC136350462 gene encoding protein ABHD18 isoform X1: MPVSRLDVIYRKLLLSKFFTKGWGLPGHLERLFQFRKIISNRQTCCDLVPKDYPIQIINSQKYVDCHIIEGKFRSPFALHLEGLVPTEVQDAYFQMVLPLRWKNEHKPICIHLAGTGDHYFWRRRNIMAKPLLKAGIGAIILENPFYGLRKPKKQIRSSVHYVSDIFVMGGCLILECLVLLHWCEQLGFGPLGITGISMGGHMASLAATNWPKPLVLVPCLSWSTASSVFTEGVMSESINWDMLQEQYFSDALYCEELSKACKIVDDPFACNLSKGWTDYHDQYGMDLADELKSSYVTPYELVNVIKINGGESSCRAVSYKSTPAKDHLLSRIENIKNVPPFIPSKSITEMKKRAKEALWFMRGMMDECTHLKNFSVPIDTSLVISITAKTDGYVPRRGVSKLDEIWPGATVRYLDCGHVGAYIWYRNIFRDAIVEAFEKAKKKTPPLSPNIHQI; the protein is encoded by the exons ATGCCCGTAAGCCGGCTGGACGTTATATATAGAAAACTACTattatcgaaattttttacGAAAGGTTGGGGACTCCCTGGACACCTGGAAAG GCTGTTTcagtttagaaaaataatttcaaaccGGCAAACATGTTGTGATCTCGTGCCAAAGGACTACCCCATACAGATAATCAAT TCCCAGAAATATGTGGACTGCCACATCATTGAAGGGAAGTTTCGAAGCCCCTTTGCCTTACACCTTGAAGGACTTGTTCCAACTGAAGTACAAGAtgcttattttcaaatggtaTTACCTTTAAGATGGAAAAATGAACATAAGCCAATTTGCATTCATCTGGCTGGAACAGGTGATCAT TATTTTTGGCGAAGAAGAAATATAATGGCCAAGCCTCTTTTAAAAGCTGGCATAGGTGCCATAATCCTAGAAAATCCATTTTATGGACTAAGAAAacccaaaaaacaaattagatcaAGTGTGCACTATGTGtctgatatttttgttatggGTGGCTGTTTAATATTAGAGTGTCTAGTGTTGCTTCATTGGTGTGAGCAACTTGGTTTTGGACCTCTGGGTATTACAGGCATATCAATGGGAGGTCAT ATGGCTTCTCTTGCAGCAACTAATTGGCCAAAACCCTTGGTGCTAGTTCCTTGTTTAAGTTGGTCAACTGCATCATCTGTTTTCACAGAG GGAGTAATGAGTGAATCAATTAACTGGGATATGCTTCAGGAACAATATTTTAGTGATGCGTTATATTGTGAAGAATTATCAAAAGCGTGTAAAATAGTGGACGATCCTTTTGCTTGCAATTTAAGCAAAGGTTGGACAG aTTATCATGACCAGTATGGCATGGACTTAGCTGACGAATTAAAGTCCAGTTACGTGACTCCATACGAATTAGTTAATGTTATCAAAATAAACGGGGGCGAGAGCAGTTGCCGAGCGGTATCATACAAGTCTACACCTGCAAAAGACCACCTTTTATCTAGAATtgagaatattaaaaatgtgccCCCCTTTATTCCTAGTAAAAGCATTACAGAAATGAAGAAAAGAG CTAAAGAAGCTCTATGGTTTATGCGAGGAATGATGGACGAATGTACCCATTTGAAGAATTTCTCTGTGCCCATAGATACATCTCTTGTGATATCAATCACTGCCAAAACTGACGGATATGTTCCTAGAAGGGGCGTGTCAAAACTTGACGAGATATGGCCAGGAGCAACCGTTAGGTATTTGGATTGTGGCCACGTGGGAGCATATATTTGGTATAGGAACATTTTcag AGACGCAATCGTCGAGGCGTTTGAAAAAGCAAAGAAGAAAACGCCCCCCTTGTCGCCAAACattcatcaaatttaa
- the LOC136350462 gene encoding protein ABHD18 isoform X2 gives MPVSRLDVIYRKLLLSKFFTKGWGLPGHLERLFQFRKIISNRQTCCDLVPKDYPIQIINSQKYVDCHIIEGKFRSPFALHLEGLVPTEVQDAYFQMVLPLRWKNEHKPICIHLAGTGDHYFWRRRNIMAKPLLKAGIGAIILENPFYGLRKPKKQIRSSVHYVSDIFVMGGCLILECLVLLHWCEQLGFGPLGITGISMGGHGVMSESINWDMLQEQYFSDALYCEELSKACKIVDDPFACNLSKGWTDYHDQYGMDLADELKSSYVTPYELVNVIKINGGESSCRAVSYKSTPAKDHLLSRIENIKNVPPFIPSKSITEMKKRAKEALWFMRGMMDECTHLKNFSVPIDTSLVISITAKTDGYVPRRGVSKLDEIWPGATVRYLDCGHVGAYIWYRNIFRDAIVEAFEKAKKKTPPLSPNIHQI, from the exons ATGCCCGTAAGCCGGCTGGACGTTATATATAGAAAACTACTattatcgaaattttttacGAAAGGTTGGGGACTCCCTGGACACCTGGAAAG GCTGTTTcagtttagaaaaataatttcaaaccGGCAAACATGTTGTGATCTCGTGCCAAAGGACTACCCCATACAGATAATCAAT TCCCAGAAATATGTGGACTGCCACATCATTGAAGGGAAGTTTCGAAGCCCCTTTGCCTTACACCTTGAAGGACTTGTTCCAACTGAAGTACAAGAtgcttattttcaaatggtaTTACCTTTAAGATGGAAAAATGAACATAAGCCAATTTGCATTCATCTGGCTGGAACAGGTGATCAT TATTTTTGGCGAAGAAGAAATATAATGGCCAAGCCTCTTTTAAAAGCTGGCATAGGTGCCATAATCCTAGAAAATCCATTTTATGGACTAAGAAAacccaaaaaacaaattagatcaAGTGTGCACTATGTGtctgatatttttgttatggGTGGCTGTTTAATATTAGAGTGTCTAGTGTTGCTTCATTGGTGTGAGCAACTTGGTTTTGGACCTCTGGGTATTACAGGCATATCAATGGGAGGTCAT GGAGTAATGAGTGAATCAATTAACTGGGATATGCTTCAGGAACAATATTTTAGTGATGCGTTATATTGTGAAGAATTATCAAAAGCGTGTAAAATAGTGGACGATCCTTTTGCTTGCAATTTAAGCAAAGGTTGGACAG aTTATCATGACCAGTATGGCATGGACTTAGCTGACGAATTAAAGTCCAGTTACGTGACTCCATACGAATTAGTTAATGTTATCAAAATAAACGGGGGCGAGAGCAGTTGCCGAGCGGTATCATACAAGTCTACACCTGCAAAAGACCACCTTTTATCTAGAATtgagaatattaaaaatgtgccCCCCTTTATTCCTAGTAAAAGCATTACAGAAATGAAGAAAAGAG CTAAAGAAGCTCTATGGTTTATGCGAGGAATGATGGACGAATGTACCCATTTGAAGAATTTCTCTGTGCCCATAGATACATCTCTTGTGATATCAATCACTGCCAAAACTGACGGATATGTTCCTAGAAGGGGCGTGTCAAAACTTGACGAGATATGGCCAGGAGCAACCGTTAGGTATTTGGATTGTGGCCACGTGGGAGCATATATTTGGTATAGGAACATTTTcag AGACGCAATCGTCGAGGCGTTTGAAAAAGCAAAGAAGAAAACGCCCCCCTTGTCGCCAAACattcatcaaatttaa